One stretch of Phycisphaerae bacterium DNA includes these proteins:
- a CDS encoding CAP domain-containing protein, producing the protein MALVGACVPLSIPSGAPDPAGGDIDTTDPTDPPDTQGGSVDADVPDIAYCDGVADWEPDFATFEEEVLSLVNERRAAGADCGSAGTFEPAAPLTMNAALRCAARLHSLDMATRGFFDHTNPDGDGPAERIAPTGYQPRTWGENIAYGYATPEQVVAGWMGSDGHCANIMRSSFTEIGVGYEPGQHWTQVFGAR; encoded by the coding sequence ATGGCGCTGGTCGGCGCGTGCGTGCCTCTATCGATTCCGTCGGGCGCGCCCGATCCGGCCGGTGGCGATATCGATACCACCGATCCGACTGATCCACCGGACACACAGGGCGGCAGCGTGGATGCCGACGTGCCGGACATTGCGTATTGCGACGGTGTTGCCGACTGGGAACCCGATTTCGCGACGTTCGAGGAGGAGGTGCTTTCGCTGGTGAACGAGCGGCGCGCGGCCGGGGCCGACTGCGGGTCGGCCGGGACGTTCGAGCCTGCTGCTCCGCTGACCATGAACGCCGCTCTGCGCTGCGCCGCACGATTGCACTCCCTGGATATGGCCACGCGCGGGTTCTTCGACCACACCAATCCCGACGGCGACGGACCGGCGGAACGCATCGCACCGACGGGCTACCAGCCGCGCACCTGGGGGGAAAATATCGCCTACGGGTATGCGACGCCGGAACAGGTCGTTGCCGGCTGGATGGGCAGCGACGGGCATTGCGCCAACATCATGCGGTCCTCGTTCACGGAGATCGGCGTGGGATACGAGCCCGGTCAGCATTGGACGCAGGTTTTCGGGGCTCGCTGA
- a CDS encoding zinc ribbon domain-containing protein codes for MSSPDTSPDAHIAGDDLTFAGNLPPGNHPLEIAARAGFGPLSEHVHEAWHGGAVPCVTCGQLVRRGSTTCEHCGQDLRPEMLDRMRAHAGPWYVLEHVRPFPGVSLERIVRQIRRGLISETSIVRGPATDHQWRFAVETPGLSRYFNRCWKCHDSVSPGDTYCRNCRAYLLFEQPKWEFQGVPTAVRSTPGGQARSPGAIAGETGHLQGLRAALDESPSPQEELGSSSDTGRSKRRQSLGFAPTFWVVAVLSAVAIMLLLLIVQILEGRKAAPAPASRSPDVPLSTPATEPPAGFTQTPEPATTGD; via the coding sequence TTGAGTTCGCCTGACACATCCCCGGACGCCCATATCGCCGGCGACGATCTAACGTTTGCCGGCAATCTTCCGCCGGGCAATCACCCGCTGGAAATCGCCGCGCGGGCGGGGTTCGGACCGCTCAGTGAACACGTTCACGAGGCGTGGCACGGGGGTGCCGTGCCCTGCGTCACGTGCGGGCAGTTGGTACGCCGGGGCAGCACGACGTGCGAACATTGCGGCCAGGACCTGCGTCCGGAGATGTTGGATCGAATGCGGGCGCACGCCGGCCCCTGGTATGTTCTGGAGCACGTGCGGCCATTCCCCGGCGTTTCGCTGGAGAGGATCGTGCGGCAGATCCGCCGGGGGCTCATTTCGGAGACATCCATTGTCCGGGGTCCGGCGACGGATCATCAATGGCGCTTCGCCGTCGAGACACCGGGCCTCAGTCGTTACTTTAACCGCTGCTGGAAGTGCCACGACAGCGTCTCGCCAGGGGACACCTATTGCCGGAACTGCCGGGCGTACCTGCTTTTCGAGCAACCCAAATGGGAGTTTCAGGGTGTCCCCACGGCCGTGCGATCCACGCCGGGTGGCCAGGCCCGTTCGCCCGGGGCGATTGCAGGAGAAACAGGACACTTGCAGGGGCTTAGGGCGGCTTTGGACGAGTCGCCGTCTCCGCAGGAAGAGCTCGGGTCAAGTTCTGATACCGGTCGATCGAAACGAAGGCAATCGCTGGGTTTTGCGCCAACATTCTGGGTTGTCGCGGTCCTTTCCGCCGTTGCGATCATGCTTCTGCTCCTGATCGTTCAGATTCTCGAGGGCCGGAAGGCCGCGCCGGCACCGGCATCGCGGTCGCCCGACGTTCCGCTTTCGACACCAGCTACCGAGCCGCCAGCGGGATTTACCCAGACTCCCGAGCCGGCCACGACCGGCGATTGA
- a CDS encoding putative Ig domain-containing protein gives MRKQSSVVRVSLLFVASPLMMLALSPSAEASTAYGTLNNFDCVNDTGVEAHGFEIELDDIHSTDITYTYDYNHYGIPKITEDNSDPAHPKVFIRYAAIRNPDGSWSAFTAIPSGPITPTDGHQFTNPSINFGGEHFGVGYYTAPTAVKYNWLIDDGAGNLIHGPPVYVSTPAFTYFPPAPLQPAQVQAAIVPPPPPAPPVFQFGEATWVKDIKTTTHNPNKVELTDLVDPDPDDPNAHNWANGEPAEVETEWRILQTEFANPDNPKGELKGIPEDLPGGDEVITRRYEFYKYTGPIDAESGEAMADQVAPDGIHGVGNVTFNDHFDPVADEWVVVTVDLSTIEVVGEFFGAQMAGFDVAPALGLIDHIPDGELGVAYADRTVVVPGGAPFLVTTTGSLPDGTLLDEITGVFSGTPTAVGVFTFTVDASDTDGSHVSTTYTVTIPDGAPVDRAVGTSAFPDDGGSTTGDGIYASGTPVIVTADPSPGYAFVNWTEGGLQVSTSPTYPFTVSDDRYLVANFVAKLDLFAACLAGPDGGITPMQMVPCDVYDKNADLDVDLEDWATLQLQFTMALP, from the coding sequence ATGAGAAAGCAGTCGTCGGTTGTCCGAGTCTCGCTTTTGTTCGTCGCCTCGCCTTTGATGATGCTCGCCCTTTCCCCGTCGGCGGAGGCCAGTACCGCCTATGGAACCCTCAACAACTTCGACTGCGTTAATGACACCGGAGTCGAGGCACACGGATTCGAGATCGAACTCGACGACATTCACAGCACGGACATCACTTATACGTACGACTACAACCACTACGGAATACCGAAGATCACGGAAGACAATAGCGATCCGGCACACCCGAAGGTTTTCATTCGTTACGCGGCTATCCGAAATCCTGACGGCTCCTGGTCCGCATTCACCGCAATTCCATCGGGTCCGATAACGCCGACCGACGGGCACCAGTTCACCAACCCATCCATCAACTTCGGAGGCGAGCATTTCGGCGTTGGCTACTACACCGCGCCGACGGCCGTGAAATACAATTGGCTGATCGATGACGGTGCAGGCAACCTGATCCACGGACCGCCGGTCTATGTCTCGACGCCGGCCTTCACCTATTTTCCGCCGGCCCCCTTGCAGCCCGCCCAGGTTCAGGCCGCGATCGTTCCGCCTCCCCCGCCCGCTCCGCCCGTGTTTCAGTTCGGCGAGGCGACCTGGGTCAAGGACATCAAGACGACGACGCACAACCCCAACAAGGTGGAACTCACCGATCTCGTGGACCCCGACCCCGACGACCCCAATGCCCACAACTGGGCCAACGGCGAACCTGCCGAAGTCGAAACGGAATGGCGCATTCTCCAGACGGAGTTCGCCAACCCCGACAACCCCAAGGGCGAGCTGAAAGGAATACCGGAGGATCTGCCGGGGGGCGACGAGGTCATCACCCGTAGATACGAGTTCTACAAATACACCGGCCCGATCGACGCAGAGTCGGGCGAGGCCATGGCGGATCAGGTCGCCCCCGACGGCATACACGGAGTTGGAAATGTAACGTTTAACGACCACTTTGACCCGGTGGCTGACGAATGGGTTGTCGTAACTGTCGACCTCTCCACAATAGAAGTCGTCGGTGAATTCTTCGGTGCCCAGATGGCGGGTTTCGATGTCGCTCCCGCACTGGGCCTGATCGATCACATTCCCGATGGTGAACTCGGCGTCGCCTACGCCGATCGGACCGTCGTGGTCCCGGGAGGCGCCCCGTTTCTCGTTACCACGACCGGGTCATTGCCCGACGGCACCCTGCTCGACGAGATTACCGGTGTATTCTCCGGCACGCCCACCGCCGTCGGCGTGTTCACCTTTACCGTGGACGCCTCGGACACCGACGGCTCCCACGTGTCGACGACCTACACCGTTACGATTCCGGACGGTGCTCCCGTGGACCGTGCGGTCGGCACCAGTGCTTTCCCCGATGACGGCGGCAGCACGACCGGCGACGGTATCTACGCCAGCGGAACGCCCGTGATCGTCACCGCCGACCCAAGCCCCGGCTATGCGTTCGTCAACTGGACTGAGGGCGGCCTGCAAGTGAGCACGTCCCCCACCTACCCATTCACCGTAAGCGACGACCGCTACCTCGTGGCGAATTTCGTGGCCAAACTCGATCTGTTCGCGGCCTGCCTCGCCGGCCCGGACGGCGGAATTACGCCGATGCAGATGGTCCCATGCGATGTCTATGACAAGAACGCCGACCTGGATGTTGATCTGGAAGACTGGGCTACGCTTCAGCTCCAATTCACCATGGCGCTGCCATAG
- a CDS encoding leucine--tRNA ligase, giving the protein MAEGVKTDKKPGRYDFKAIEDRWQAYWAENEVFRTPNPGEAGADISRPKFYILDMFPYPSGAGLHVGHPLGYCATDIVSRYKRMRGFNVLHPMGFDSFGLPAEQYAIEHNVHPAVTTRNNIEMYRRQLKMFGFSYDWNRELATSDPQYYKFTQWCFARMFESWYDEAFAWTDPQGKPAKGKARPIAELIAEFEKGNWGVDVELNIVRTPAPGRREWSQLSETDRRQAINHQRLAYVDEIPVNWCPALGTVLANEEVDNEGRSERGGHPVFRRPLRQWMLRITKYAERLLSDIDELDWPEPIKLMQRNWVGRSVGAEVVFPRADKWSIQNNRWRSTDPTVDVPQQLSYTNFPHAIRVYTTRPDTLFGATYMVLAPEHELVAELTTPDRKAEVEAYVARARNRSDLERTAESKEKTGVFTGGYAINPVNGWKIPVWVADYVLMGYGTGAIMAVPAGDTRDFEFAKKFDLPIVPVVRPPDEWLREQLYRGAFDHEFAEAKGRGEAIKRLMSSAISTAGLVGGVTAQNATAVLDGDDGWIRQVLHPLHEEEPGVFAESFTGEGEAINSPGKDTDKNIPGGVCRLNGTPTAQAKQRITQWLESAGVGRGAVNYKLRDWVFSRQKYWGEPFPVLHGEDGETIAVPDDELPVELPPMEDFKPTPVAEDDPHSLIPEPPLARAKEWVRVDRNGKRYRRDVNTMPQWAGSCWYYLRFIDPWNESKFCDPQAEHYWMPVDLYVGGAEHAVLHLLYARFWHKVLFDLGHVSTREPFQKLFNQGMIQGFAFRDARGLNRRPDEVQESGEDRFVLKGTGESVTRVIAKMSKSLKNVVNPDEIIAEYGADTFRMYEMYMGPLDAAKPWNTRDVPGLFKLCQRIWRLVVDESTGNLSPTLTDEAPGTDILRVLHQTIQRVTEDIEALKFNTAIAALFDFVNMMTPLDKRPRAAIEPFVLLVSPFAPHLAEELWNRLGHDKTLAFEPWPAFDAELARETQIEIAVQISGKVKARIMVPADADETAMRETALADAKVKSGLEGKTVRKVIVIPGRLVNIVAN; this is encoded by the coding sequence ATGGCAGAGGGCGTCAAAACAGATAAGAAACCAGGAAGGTACGACTTCAAGGCCATCGAGGACCGATGGCAGGCGTACTGGGCGGAAAACGAGGTGTTCCGCACACCGAACCCGGGTGAAGCCGGTGCGGATATATCCCGGCCCAAGTTCTACATCCTGGACATGTTTCCCTATCCCTCCGGCGCCGGACTGCACGTCGGACATCCCCTGGGCTATTGCGCCACGGACATTGTCTCCCGCTACAAGCGGATGCGAGGTTTCAACGTCCTCCATCCGATGGGTTTCGACTCCTTCGGATTGCCGGCCGAGCAGTACGCCATCGAACACAACGTCCACCCGGCGGTTACCACGCGCAACAATATCGAGATGTACCGCCGCCAGCTCAAGATGTTCGGGTTCTCGTACGACTGGAACCGCGAGCTCGCGACCTCCGATCCGCAGTACTACAAGTTCACGCAGTGGTGCTTCGCACGGATGTTCGAGAGCTGGTACGACGAAGCCTTCGCGTGGACCGACCCGCAGGGAAAGCCAGCGAAAGGCAAAGCCCGACCCATTGCCGAACTGATCGCCGAATTCGAGAAGGGCAACTGGGGCGTCGACGTCGAACTCAACATTGTGCGCACCCCGGCACCAGGACGGCGCGAATGGTCACAGCTCAGTGAGACCGACCGGCGACAGGCCATCAACCATCAGCGACTGGCCTACGTCGACGAGATCCCCGTCAACTGGTGCCCCGCACTCGGCACCGTGCTGGCCAACGAGGAGGTGGACAACGAAGGTCGTAGCGAACGCGGCGGCCACCCGGTGTTCCGCCGGCCGCTGCGCCAGTGGATGCTCCGCATCACGAAATACGCGGAGCGCCTCCTCTCCGACATCGACGAGCTGGACTGGCCTGAACCCATCAAGCTCATGCAGCGCAACTGGGTCGGCCGCAGCGTCGGCGCCGAGGTCGTCTTCCCGCGGGCGGACAAATGGTCGATCCAAAATAACCGGTGGCGCTCCACCGATCCGACGGTCGACGTGCCCCAGCAGCTTTCGTACACGAACTTCCCCCACGCCATCCGCGTCTACACGACCCGGCCGGATACGCTCTTCGGCGCGACCTACATGGTGCTGGCGCCGGAGCATGAACTGGTGGCCGAATTGACCACGCCGGACCGCAAGGCGGAAGTCGAGGCCTATGTCGCCCGGGCACGGAACCGATCCGACCTGGAGCGAACCGCCGAATCCAAGGAGAAGACGGGCGTCTTCACGGGCGGTTACGCCATCAATCCGGTGAACGGCTGGAAGATCCCGGTGTGGGTCGCGGACTACGTGCTCATGGGTTACGGCACGGGCGCCATCATGGCTGTACCCGCGGGCGACACGCGCGACTTCGAATTCGCCAAGAAGTTCGACCTGCCGATCGTCCCGGTGGTTCGCCCGCCGGATGAATGGCTGCGCGAGCAGCTCTACCGCGGCGCGTTCGACCACGAATTCGCCGAAGCCAAGGGGCGCGGCGAGGCGATCAAGCGCCTGATGAGCTCTGCCATCTCCACGGCCGGCCTCGTCGGCGGCGTCACCGCTCAGAATGCCACGGCCGTGCTCGACGGCGACGACGGCTGGATTCGGCAGGTGCTGCATCCCCTGCACGAGGAGGAACCCGGCGTCTTTGCCGAGTCCTTCACCGGCGAGGGCGAAGCCATCAACTCACCCGGCAAGGACACGGACAAGAACATCCCCGGCGGCGTGTGCCGGCTCAATGGCACTCCCACCGCGCAGGCCAAGCAGCGCATCACGCAATGGCTGGAATCCGCGGGCGTGGGTCGCGGCGCGGTCAATTACAAGCTGCGCGACTGGGTCTTCAGCCGCCAGAAATATTGGGGCGAGCCCTTCCCCGTGTTGCACGGCGAAGACGGAGAGACGATCGCCGTGCCGGATGACGAGCTTCCCGTCGAGCTTCCGCCGATGGAGGACTTCAAGCCGACACCGGTCGCGGAAGACGACCCGCACAGCCTGATTCCCGAACCGCCGCTCGCCCGCGCGAAGGAGTGGGTGCGGGTGGATCGCAATGGGAAGCGCTACCGCCGCGACGTGAACACCATGCCGCAGTGGGCGGGTTCGTGCTGGTATTACTTGCGATTCATAGACCCGTGGAACGAAAGCAAGTTCTGCGATCCGCAGGCCGAGCATTACTGGATGCCCGTCGATCTCTACGTGGGCGGCGCGGAGCACGCGGTGCTTCACCTGCTCTACGCCCGCTTCTGGCATAAGGTCCTGTTCGACCTGGGCCACGTCTCCACGCGCGAGCCGTTCCAGAAGCTGTTCAACCAGGGCATGATCCAGGGCTTCGCTTTCCGCGACGCGCGCGGGCTCAACCGGCGCCCCGACGAAGTGCAGGAAAGCGGTGAGGACCGGTTCGTGCTCAAGGGAACGGGCGAGTCGGTCACGCGGGTCATCGCCAAGATGAGCAAGTCGCTCAAGAACGTAGTCAACCCCGACGAGATCATCGCCGAGTACGGCGCGGACACGTTCCGCATGTACGAGATGTATATGGGTCCGCTGGACGCAGCCAAGCCGTGGAACACACGCGACGTGCCCGGCCTGTTCAAACTCTGCCAGCGCATCTGGCGCCTCGTCGTCGATGAGAGCACGGGGAACCTGTCGCCGACCCTGACCGATGAGGCTCCCGGCACCGACATCCTGCGCGTGCTGCACCAGACGATCCAGCGCGTGACCGAGGACATCGAGGCGCTGAAGTTTAACACGGCCATCGCGGCGCTGTTCGACTTCGTCAACATGATGACGCCGTTGGACAAACGCCCGCGGGCGGCGATCGAACCGTTCGTACTGCTGGTATCACCGTTTGCACCGCACCTAGCGGAAGAACTCTGGAATCGGCTGGGGCACGACAAAACGCTGGCTTTCGAGCCTTGGCCGGCGTTCGATGCGGAATTGGCCCGCGAAACGCAGATCGAAATAGCCGTACAGATCAGCGGGAAGGTCAAGGCGCGGATCATGGTCCCGGCCGATGCGGACGAGACGGCGATGCGCGAAACCGCCCTGGCGGATGCGAAAGTAAAATCAGGGCTGGAGGGCAAGACGGTTCGCAAGGTGATCGTCATCCCCGGGCGGCTGGTAAACATCGTGGCGAATTAG
- the lysS gene encoding lysine--tRNA ligase, whose protein sequence is MADEAELRSQRIRKRDALRAIGVDPYGWRYDGVTATASVRKQADSLHIADGERTDLRVRVAGRIVLLRVMGKLAFLTIQDESGRIQIGVSKAEVGEAGWEVLKQLDLGDVLGADGTLGRTKTSELTVWADQLKLLCKAVLPPPEKWHGLTDVDLRYRRRYVDLFANPPVREVFKQRSAIIQAVRSYLLDCGYCEVETPVLQPIYGGAAARPFTTHHNTLDIDLFLRISPELYLKRLLVGGIDRVFEIARNFRNEGISTRHNPEFTMIELYEAYADYEVMMERVEGMVSAAFAAATKTGVPARLAAIEAEIERLRASDRAAEAEEFAQREHVEAYREAAAGIATGRLTGVYHGKLLDFTPPWPRRCYDDLLEEYAGVRMKDAAAVRAKATALEIATAGKDDAVIANEVFEATVEHHLIQPTFVKDYPAAICPLTRRHPQDDSIALRFEAFAAAMELGNAYSELNDPDVQRANLSRTVAGEGDETMAVMDEDFITALEYGMPPAGGLGVGIDRLVMLLTDSPSIRDVILFPLQRPGGGG, encoded by the coding sequence ATGGCCGATGAAGCCGAACTTCGTTCTCAGCGAATCCGCAAGCGGGACGCCCTGCGCGCCATCGGCGTCGATCCCTACGGCTGGCGTTACGACGGCGTCACCGCCACGGCATCCGTCCGCAAGCAGGCCGACAGCCTGCACATCGCCGACGGCGAACGTACCGATCTCCGCGTGCGCGTCGCGGGGCGCATCGTGCTGCTCCGCGTCATGGGCAAGTTGGCGTTCCTGACCATTCAGGACGAATCCGGGCGCATCCAGATCGGCGTGAGCAAGGCCGAAGTCGGCGAGGCCGGCTGGGAGGTGCTCAAGCAGCTCGATCTCGGTGATGTCCTCGGCGCGGACGGCACGTTAGGTCGAACCAAAACCAGCGAGCTGACCGTCTGGGCGGACCAGCTCAAGCTGCTCTGCAAGGCGGTCCTGCCACCGCCGGAGAAATGGCACGGACTCACCGATGTCGACCTCCGCTACCGCCGCCGCTATGTGGACCTGTTCGCCAATCCGCCGGTGCGCGAGGTCTTCAAGCAGCGCAGTGCGATCATCCAGGCCGTACGCTCGTATCTGCTCGACTGCGGTTATTGCGAAGTCGAGACGCCGGTGCTCCAGCCGATTTACGGCGGCGCGGCCGCGCGACCCTTCACCACGCATCACAACACGCTCGATATCGACCTGTTCCTCCGCATCAGTCCCGAGCTGTACCTCAAGCGGCTGCTGGTCGGTGGAATCGACCGCGTGTTCGAGATCGCCCGCAATTTCCGCAACGAAGGCATCAGCACGCGGCACAATCCCGAATTCACCATGATCGAGCTTTATGAGGCCTACGCCGACTACGAGGTAATGATGGAGCGGGTCGAGGGAATGGTCTCGGCGGCGTTTGCCGCGGCGACGAAAACGGGCGTCCCGGCGCGGCTGGCGGCAATCGAGGCCGAGATCGAGCGCCTTCGCGCATCCGATCGCGCGGCCGAGGCGGAGGAATTCGCCCAGAGGGAGCACGTCGAGGCCTATCGGGAAGCGGCGGCGGGAATTGCCACCGGGCGACTCACGGGCGTGTATCACGGAAAGTTGCTGGATTTCACTCCGCCCTGGCCGCGACGGTGCTACGATGACCTGCTGGAGGAATACGCCGGCGTGCGGATGAAAGACGCCGCCGCGGTTCGAGCCAAGGCGACGGCGCTGGAGATCGCAACGGCCGGGAAGGACGACGCGGTCATTGCCAACGAGGTGTTCGAGGCCACGGTGGAGCACCACCTGATTCAGCCGACGTTCGTCAAGGATTACCCGGCGGCGATCTGCCCGCTCACGCGACGGCATCCGCAGGACGACTCGATCGCTCTGCGCTTCGAGGCCTTCGCCGCGGCGATGGAACTCGGCAACGCATATTCAGAGCTGAACGACCCCGACGTGCAGCGGGCGAATCTCTCACGAACCGTGGCCGGCGAGGGCGATGAAACCATGGCCGTCATGGACGAGGATTTTATCACGGCGCTGGAATACGGCATGCCCCCCGCGGGTGGTCTGGGCGTGGGCATCGACCGTCTGGTCATGCTCCTGACCGATTCGCCGAGTATTCGGGATGTGATCCTGTTCCCGCTCCAGCGTCCGGGGGGAGGGGGCTGA